From Serinus canaria isolate serCan28SL12 chromosome 26, serCan2020, whole genome shotgun sequence, one genomic window encodes:
- the LOC127060799 gene encoding uncharacterized protein LOC127060799, with protein MGLRTPMDPRPLLQRPGWVSPVPCSRDRSAGSGPACPRAAQIVPGWNRRCPHAQAGPEGQGLLPAPRDRSPHPGTAPRTPGPLPAPRDRSPHPRTAARGSRSSLSLSPQLFQGSSMAVTLSRRVYNPAAALGSLSRAGGQLGSRSAATRRCHSVPVPPSPPPARCGPHGTIGISACIPMERGLEEAERSGTDGQMSLSPPPAPAAPLAALPNLPRG; from the coding sequence ATGGGGCTCCGCACCCCCATGGACCCGCGGCCGCTCCTGCAGCGTCCTGGctgggtgtcccctgtcccctgttcACGGGACAGGAGCGCTGGGAGCGGCCCCGCGTGTCCCCGAGCTGCTCAAATTGTCCCAGGCTGGAACCGCCGCTGTCCCCACGCTCAGGCTGGTCCcgaggggcaggggctgctccccgCACCCCGGGACCGCTCCCCGCACCCCGGGACCGCTCCCCGCACCCCGGGACCTCTCCCTGCACCCCGGGACCGCTCCCCGCACCCCAGGACCGCAGCTCGGGGCTCTCGGagctccctctccctttccccgCAGCTTTTCCAAGGATCATCAATGGCTGTAACTTTATCCCGGCGTGTTTACAACCCAGCTGCGGCTCTTGGCTCCCTCAGCCGTGCCGGGGGCCAGCTCGGCTCCCGCTCAGCCGCCACACGGCGCTGtcacagtgtccctgtccccccctccccgccccccgCACGCTGCGGTCCCCACGGGACCATCGGGATCAGCGCCTGCATCCCCATGGAgagggggctggaggaggcGGAGCGCAGCGGAACGGATGGACAgatgtccctgtcacctccccccgcccccgcaGCGCCGTTGGCAGCGTTACCCAACCTGCCGAGGGGTTGA